One segment of Nocardia farcinica DNA contains the following:
- a CDS encoding cation diffusion facilitator family transporter, with product MGHGHDHGVAVVEAGSASGKYVRRLGLVIGLGLVTFVAQLVVGLSTSSLALLSDSAHVFTDVFGVAMALVAILVARRAAHRAHRSYGMYRAEVLAALVNSLLLFGVAGWVLYEAVGRLAEPPEVPGLPVAVVAVVGLVMNVAALLLLRRGAGESLNVRGAYLEVLADLLGSVGVLVSGLVTLVFGWRYADPVIGIGIGLFVLPRAYSLGRHALRILFQHAPAGMDVEQVRTDLADLPGVAQVHDLHVWTLTSGMEVASAHLAVEAGADTDRVLAAAQELLADRYHIDHATLQVESASRAQECDRLPW from the coding sequence GTGGGACACGGACACGATCACGGGGTGGCGGTGGTCGAGGCGGGTAGTGCGTCCGGGAAGTACGTGCGGCGGCTCGGCCTGGTGATCGGGCTCGGGCTGGTGACCTTCGTGGCGCAGCTCGTCGTCGGGTTGTCGACGTCGTCGCTGGCGCTGCTGTCGGACTCGGCGCACGTGTTCACCGATGTGTTCGGGGTGGCGATGGCGCTGGTGGCGATCCTGGTGGCCCGCCGTGCCGCGCATCGCGCCCACCGCTCCTATGGGATGTATCGCGCGGAGGTGCTGGCCGCGCTGGTCAATTCGCTGCTGCTGTTCGGTGTCGCCGGATGGGTGCTCTACGAGGCGGTGGGGCGGTTGGCCGAGCCACCCGAGGTGCCGGGGCTGCCGGTGGCCGTGGTCGCCGTCGTCGGGTTGGTGATGAACGTGGCCGCGCTGCTGCTGTTGCGGCGTGGCGCCGGCGAGAGCCTGAACGTGCGCGGCGCCTACCTGGAGGTGCTGGCCGACCTGCTCGGGTCCGTCGGCGTCCTGGTCAGCGGTCTGGTGACGCTGGTGTTCGGCTGGCGCTACGCCGACCCGGTCATCGGTATCGGCATCGGCTTGTTCGTCCTGCCCCGCGCCTACAGCCTGGGTCGGCACGCGCTGCGGATCCTGTTCCAGCACGCCCCCGCCGGGATGGACGTCGAGCAGGTCCGCACCGACCTCGCGGATCTCCCCGGCGTGGCGCAGGTCCACGACCTGCACGTCTGGACGCTGACCTCCGGGATGGAGGTGGCCTCCGCGCACCTGGCCGTCGAGGCGGGCGCCGATACCGACCGCGTGCTGGCCGCCGCGCAGGAACTCCTGGCCGATCGCTATCACATCGACCACGCCACCCTGCAGGTCGAATCGGCGAGCCGGGCACAGGAGTGCGACCGACTGCCGTGGTAG
- a CDS encoding SUMF1/EgtB/PvdO family nonheme iron enzyme produces the protein MAIVVRTWTGAEARALRAARRMSLTDFAAHLGVNPRLLSRWEAGGTAIRPRPVNQAALDTVLNQLAADELARFVEAISPDALSDARDPDVPEQPTTIRHPADGKLMARIPEGIYLAGQQNQPVWLAGYWMDVFPTTNADYARFVAAQDHPAPRHWHGQTPPPELGDHPVVWVSWTDATAYARWACKSLPTAAQWEKAARGTRGNTWPWGNQSTPAKCNIRGSGPGTTTPVATYASGVSPYGVYDMVGNTWEWTATETTTGRYQLKGSAYTSPFDRGEPAGFNDAANTMLDDDTGFRCATEDAAIKMP, from the coding sequence ATGGCGATTGTGGTCCGCACGTGGACCGGAGCCGAGGCACGCGCGCTGCGCGCCGCGCGGCGCATGAGTCTCACCGATTTCGCCGCCCATCTCGGTGTGAACCCGCGTCTGCTGTCTCGATGGGAGGCCGGCGGGACAGCGATCCGGCCGAGGCCGGTCAACCAAGCCGCCCTCGACACCGTGCTCAACCAATTGGCCGCTGACGAGCTCGCCCGCTTCGTCGAAGCGATCTCGCCGGACGCACTCAGCGACGCCCGCGACCCCGACGTCCCCGAACAGCCCACCACCATCCGTCACCCCGCCGACGGCAAACTGATGGCCCGGATCCCGGAAGGTATTTACCTCGCCGGACAGCAGAACCAGCCGGTCTGGCTCGCTGGCTACTGGATGGACGTCTTCCCGACCACCAACGCCGACTACGCCCGCTTCGTCGCCGCGCAGGACCACCCCGCCCCCCGCCACTGGCATGGCCAGACCCCGCCCCCCGAACTCGGCGACCACCCCGTCGTCTGGGTCAGCTGGACCGACGCGACCGCCTACGCCCGATGGGCCTGCAAATCGCTGCCCACCGCCGCTCAATGGGAGAAGGCCGCGCGCGGCACCCGTGGCAACACCTGGCCATGGGGCAACCAATCAACACCGGCCAAATGCAACATCCGAGGCTCCGGCCCGGGTACCACGACCCCCGTAGCCACCTACGCCAGCGGCGTCAGCCCCTACGGCGTCTACGACATGGTCGGCAACACCTGGGAATGGACGGCCACCGAAACCACCACCGGCCGCTACCAGCTCAAAGGCAGCGCCTACACCAGCCCGTTCGACCGCGGCGAACCCGCAGGCTTCAACGACGCCGCCAACACGATGCTCGACGACGACACCGGATTCCGTTGCGCCACAGAAGATGCGGCGATCAAAATGCCTTGA
- a CDS encoding aminotransferase class IV family protein, whose product MELNGSPVTQTDLAALALIGYGHFTSMRVERGGAVRGLSQHLERLVRDCRTVFDSDLDPDRVRALVRQALPAETDGAFVVRVTVFDPHLPLGNPGADAAPQILVTWRHGQVGPLAPLRLRSAVYTRDLPRTKHVGLFGALHQRRLAQRDGFDDVLFTAPDGTISEIATSNIGVLVDGQLIWPQADVLPGVTMRLLGQTLDAEVISKPITLADLAHVDGAVATNAAVGVRAISRIDDADIPVDHAAVDRLRTEYESIPAQQI is encoded by the coding sequence ATGGAATTGAACGGGTCGCCGGTCACCCAGACCGATCTCGCCGCACTGGCGTTGATCGGGTACGGGCACTTCACCTCCATGCGCGTCGAGCGCGGTGGCGCGGTGCGCGGGCTCAGCCAGCACCTGGAGCGGCTGGTCCGCGACTGCCGGACGGTCTTCGACAGCGACCTGGATCCCGACCGGGTCCGCGCGCTCGTCCGACAGGCCCTGCCCGCCGAGACCGACGGCGCGTTCGTGGTACGGGTGACGGTATTCGACCCGCACCTGCCATTGGGCAACCCCGGTGCCGACGCCGCTCCGCAGATCCTGGTGACCTGGCGCCACGGGCAGGTCGGGCCACTGGCACCGCTGAGGCTGCGGTCGGCGGTCTACACCCGTGACCTGCCGCGGACCAAGCACGTCGGATTGTTCGGCGCGCTACATCAACGTCGCCTCGCTCAACGCGACGGATTCGACGACGTGCTGTTCACCGCGCCCGACGGCACGATCAGCGAGATCGCAACATCCAACATCGGCGTACTCGTCGATGGCCAGCTGATCTGGCCGCAGGCCGATGTCCTGCCCGGAGTCACGATGCGACTGCTCGGCCAAACCCTCGACGCAGAAGTCATCTCCAAGCCGATCACCCTGGCAGACCTGGCACACGTCGACGGAGCGGTCGCGACCAACGCCGCAGTGGGAGTCCGTGCGATCAGCCGCATCGACGACGCCGACATTCCCGTCGACCACGCCGCTGTCGACCGGCTGCGCACAGAATACGAATCCATTCCGGCCCAGCAGATTTGA
- a CDS encoding alpha/beta hydrolase family protein, with product MRKFVAAAAVAVSCTGTLLALPGTAHAEPGAVVSVAPLAAVATPPGAGDAARIHYDTVTVGEAPTVASAAVYFPPGEAPAGGWPVIAWAHGTVGLGDDCAYSVAGPSARERDWAYLGTWLDQGYAVVAADYAGLGTAGEHPYLNGLVEAHNIVDAVRAATAQYPNLARRWAVVGQSQGGGAAVVTARYATELGGPELDYRGAVGTGVPAYIEDILMPLGPGMPPIELGPHTSAYVLYILAGLETTHPELNIGSYLTETGRDWVARARTSCVEAFGTELAAHDVVLGDLFARPLAEIPDLHGVLARYLGLPESGYDRPLFLGQGLRDTDVITPQTLRFAATLQSRGEPVTLHVYDEDHNGAVNASLPDSLPFVRNLFA from the coding sequence ATGCGCAAGTTCGTCGCCGCGGCCGCCGTGGCCGTCAGTTGCACGGGCACGCTGCTCGCCCTTCCCGGCACCGCGCACGCCGAGCCGGGCGCCGTCGTCTCGGTGGCGCCGCTCGCGGCGGTCGCCACCCCGCCCGGGGCCGGCGATGCGGCCCGCATCCACTACGACACCGTCACCGTCGGCGAGGCGCCGACCGTCGCCAGCGCGGCCGTGTATTTCCCGCCCGGCGAAGCGCCCGCGGGCGGCTGGCCGGTGATCGCGTGGGCGCACGGCACCGTGGGTCTCGGGGACGACTGCGCCTACAGCGTCGCCGGTCCGTCGGCGCGCGAACGGGACTGGGCCTACCTGGGCACCTGGCTGGACCAGGGCTACGCCGTGGTGGCCGCCGACTACGCCGGGCTGGGAACGGCCGGTGAGCATCCGTACCTCAACGGACTGGTCGAGGCGCACAACATCGTCGACGCGGTGCGGGCGGCGACCGCGCAGTACCCGAACCTGGCGCGCCGGTGGGCCGTGGTCGGCCAGTCCCAGGGCGGCGGCGCGGCGGTGGTCACCGCGCGGTACGCCACCGAGCTGGGCGGGCCCGAACTCGACTATCGGGGCGCGGTGGGCACCGGTGTGCCCGCCTACATCGAGGACATCCTGATGCCGCTCGGGCCGGGAATGCCACCGATCGAGCTGGGCCCGCACACCTCCGCCTACGTGCTGTACATCCTGGCCGGGCTGGAGACCACCCACCCCGAACTGAACATCGGCTCCTACCTCACCGAGACCGGACGCGACTGGGTGGCGCGGGCGCGCACCTCGTGCGTGGAGGCGTTCGGTACGGAACTCGCCGCGCACGATGTGGTGCTCGGCGACCTGTTCGCCAGGCCGCTGGCCGAAATCCCGGATCTGCACGGCGTGCTCGCCCGCTACCTCGGCCTGCCCGAATCCGGCTACGACCGACCCCTGTTCCTCGGTCAGGGCTTGCGCGACACGGACGTCATCACCCCCCAGACGCTACGGTTCGCCGCCACCCTGCAATCGCGCGGCGAGCCGGTGACGCTGCACGTCTACGACGAAGACCACAACGGCGCGGTGAACGCCTCACTGCCCGACAGCCTGCCGTTCGTACGGAACCTGTTCGCGTAG